The following proteins are encoded in a genomic region of Streptomyces sp. NBC_01723:
- a CDS encoding ABC transporter permease: protein MRVGSGRLYVAVAAGGFRRYATYRAATAAGVFTNTVFGLILVYTYLALWEENPQLGGYDQAQAVTFVWLGQALLAALAIGGGGFEDELMERIRTGDIAVDLYRPADLQLWWLAADLGRAVFQLLGRGVVPFAFGSLFFPVALPGEVSRWAAFLVAVVLAAAVSFALRYLVALSAFWLMDGMGVTQMAWLAGFFCSGMLLPLNVFPGALGEVVRMLPWSSLLQAPADVLLGEADALGTFVFQAAWAVALLAVGRLTQSAATRRVVVQGG from the coding sequence GTGCGCGTGGGCTCGGGGCGGTTGTACGTGGCCGTCGCGGCGGGGGGCTTCAGACGGTACGCGACCTATCGTGCGGCCACCGCCGCCGGGGTGTTCACCAACACGGTCTTCGGACTGATTCTGGTCTACACCTATCTGGCCCTGTGGGAGGAGAACCCGCAGCTCGGGGGATACGACCAGGCGCAGGCCGTGACGTTCGTCTGGCTGGGGCAGGCCCTGCTGGCGGCGCTGGCGATCGGGGGCGGGGGGTTCGAGGACGAATTGATGGAGCGCATCCGTACGGGTGACATCGCCGTCGATCTGTACCGGCCGGCCGACCTCCAGCTGTGGTGGCTGGCGGCGGACCTGGGGCGGGCGGTGTTCCAGTTGCTGGGGCGCGGGGTCGTGCCGTTCGCGTTCGGGTCGCTGTTCTTCCCGGTGGCGCTGCCGGGGGAGGTGTCGAGGTGGGCGGCGTTCCTGGTGGCGGTGGTGCTGGCGGCGGCGGTCAGCTTCGCGCTGCGGTACCTGGTGGCGCTCTCGGCTTTCTGGCTGATGGACGGCATGGGGGTGACGCAGATGGCGTGGCTCGCGGGATTCTTCTGCTCGGGGATGCTGCTTCCGCTGAACGTGTTCCCGGGCGCCCTCGGCGAGGTGGTCCGGATGCTGCCGTGGTCGTCGCTGCTCCAGGCGCCGGCCGACGTGCTGCTCGGCGAGGCCGACGCGCTGGGGACGTTCGTCTTCCAGGCCGCGTGGGCGGTGGCGTTGCTGGCGGTGGGGCGGCTGACGCAGTCGGCGGCGACTCGACGGGTGGTGGTCCAGGGTGGCTGA
- a CDS encoding SGNH/GDSL hydrolase family protein — MTRGRDGGAGAPPTKHRALLAAIVTLIVAISAAIYAGASADDGSTNQSPLAGGRLPRGDAAPASTGSWVGAWSTSPAAAEPGTETTGMAGRSVRNVVHAGVGGTSARITLSNLYGQSPLTVTHASIALAAGPDTAAAVADTMRRLTFRGSPRVIIPAGGQVMSDIARIAVPYGADVLVTTYSPVPSGPVTYHPQARQTSYLAAGDRTADVTAVAYTTETPFWRYLTALDVLSNEAHGTVVAIGDSITDGFGSETNANHRWTDVLAERLHEAAGDGRDAPRYSVVNQGISGNRILTSRTGRPADNPSALSRFERDVLQRTNVKVVVIVLGVNDILNSPELADRDSILAGLRTLTDRAHARGLRVVGATIMPFGGYRNYTPAREAMRQQVNAEIRSGRVFDEVVDFDKALRDAYDPRRLRGDYDSGDHLHPSDKGYARMGQVLDLDSLKGAVPVEA; from the coding sequence ATGACCCGGGGTCGTGACGGGGGTGCGGGGGCACCTCCCACCAAGCACCGTGCCCTGCTGGCGGCGATCGTCACCTTGATAGTGGCGATTTCCGCGGCCATATACGCCGGAGCGTCCGCGGACGACGGCAGCACGAACCAGTCACCGCTCGCGGGCGGTCGTCTCCCGCGCGGTGACGCCGCTCCCGCCTCCACCGGCTCGTGGGTCGGCGCGTGGTCCACCTCGCCCGCGGCCGCCGAACCGGGCACCGAGACGACGGGCATGGCGGGCCGTTCGGTCCGCAACGTCGTGCACGCGGGCGTCGGCGGCACCAGCGCGCGGATCACCCTGTCCAACCTGTACGGGCAGTCGCCGCTGACCGTCACGCACGCCTCCATCGCCCTGGCCGCCGGCCCGGACACGGCGGCCGCGGTCGCCGACACGATGCGCCGGCTCACCTTCCGCGGCAGCCCCCGGGTGATCATCCCGGCGGGCGGCCAGGTGATGAGCGACATCGCCCGGATCGCCGTCCCGTACGGCGCGGACGTCCTGGTCACCACGTACTCCCCGGTGCCCTCCGGCCCGGTCACCTACCACCCGCAGGCACGGCAGACCAGCTACCTGGCCGCCGGCGACCGCACGGCGGACGTCACGGCCGTCGCGTACACCACCGAGACGCCGTTCTGGCGCTACCTGACGGCGCTGGACGTGCTGAGCAACGAGGCCCACGGCACCGTCGTCGCGATCGGCGACTCGATCACCGACGGCTTCGGCTCCGAGACGAACGCCAACCACCGCTGGACCGACGTGCTCGCCGAGCGGCTGCACGAGGCCGCCGGGGACGGGCGGGACGCGCCCCGCTACAGCGTCGTCAACCAGGGCATCAGCGGCAACCGGATCCTGACCAGCAGGACGGGGCGGCCCGCCGACAACCCGAGCGCGCTGAGCCGTTTCGAACGGGACGTGCTGCAACGCACCAACGTCAAGGTCGTCGTGATCGTCCTCGGCGTCAACGACATCCTGAACAGCCCGGAACTCGCCGACCGGGACTCCATCCTCGCCGGCCTGCGCACGCTGACCGACCGGGCGCACGCGCGGGGGCTGCGGGTCGTCGGCGCGACGATCATGCCGTTCGGCGGCTACCGGAACTACACGCCGGCCCGCGAGGCCATGCGGCAGCAGGTCAACGCGGAGATCCGGTCCGGCCGCGTGTTCGACGAGGTCGTCGACTTCGACAAGGCCCTGCGCGACGCCTACGACCCCCGCCGGCTCCGCGGCGACTACGACAGCGGGGACCACCTGCACCCCAGCGACAAGGGGTACGCCCGCATGGGCCAGGTCCTCGACCTGGACTCCCTGAAGGGCGCGGTCCCGGTCGAGGCGTGA
- a CDS encoding MFS transporter, which yields MTAESASGSVPASAGTVTTAVPARLDRLPWSRWHWMIVIGLGTVWILDGLEVTIVGNVAGRIAEDGSGLDITSAQITGLAAALYVAGACSGALFFGWLTDRYGRKKLFMVTLVVYLAATALTALSFESWWFFLFRFLTGFGIGGEYAAINSAIDELIPSKYRGRVDLIINGSYWLGAIGGALLSIVMLDTDIFPKDLGWRLSFGLGVVLGLVILLVRRHVPESPRWQFIHGQGEKADTLVSSVEREIEEEKGAKLPPPAGEITIHQRKSIGFGLIAKTVFRRYPRRAVLGLSLFIGQAFLYNAITFGFGTILITFFDVPTGSTGYYFAVIAAGNFLGPLLLGPLFDTVGRRIMISGTYLLSGVLLFGTAYLFDRGSLTATTMTACWCVVLFFASAGASSAYLTVSEIFPMETRAMAIAFFYALGTAAGGISGPLLFADLTESGVVGDTVLAFQVGAGLMCAAGLVAAFLAVKAEQRSLEDIAEPLSSVKAQT from the coding sequence ATGACAGCAGAATCGGCGTCGGGTTCGGTGCCCGCCTCCGCCGGGACCGTCACCACGGCCGTCCCGGCCCGCCTGGACCGCCTGCCCTGGTCGCGATGGCACTGGATGATCGTGATCGGCCTCGGTACCGTCTGGATCCTGGACGGTCTGGAGGTCACGATCGTCGGCAATGTCGCCGGACGCATCGCCGAGGACGGCAGTGGCCTCGACATCACGTCCGCGCAGATCACCGGCCTCGCCGCCGCCCTGTACGTGGCGGGCGCGTGCTCCGGGGCCCTGTTCTTCGGCTGGCTGACCGACCGCTACGGCCGCAAGAAGCTGTTCATGGTCACGCTGGTCGTCTACCTCGCGGCGACCGCGCTGACCGCCCTGTCCTTCGAGTCCTGGTGGTTCTTCCTCTTCCGGTTCCTCACCGGCTTCGGCATCGGCGGCGAGTACGCGGCCATCAACTCCGCGATCGACGAGCTGATCCCGTCCAAGTACCGGGGCCGGGTCGACCTCATCATCAACGGCAGCTACTGGCTGGGCGCCATCGGCGGCGCGCTGCTGTCCATCGTGATGCTGGACACCGACATCTTCCCCAAGGACCTCGGCTGGCGGCTCAGCTTCGGCCTGGGCGTCGTCCTCGGCCTGGTCATCCTGCTCGTACGGCGGCACGTGCCGGAGAGCCCACGGTGGCAGTTCATCCACGGCCAGGGCGAGAAGGCGGACACCCTCGTCTCGTCCGTCGAACGGGAGATCGAGGAGGAGAAGGGGGCGAAGCTGCCGCCGCCGGCCGGTGAGATCACCATCCACCAGCGCAAGAGCATCGGCTTCGGTCTGATCGCCAAGACCGTCTTCCGCCGCTACCCGCGCCGCGCCGTCCTCGGCCTCTCCCTCTTCATCGGCCAGGCCTTCCTCTACAACGCCATCACCTTCGGCTTCGGCACCATCCTCATCACCTTCTTCGACGTGCCGACCGGCAGCACCGGCTACTACTTCGCCGTCATCGCCGCCGGCAACTTCCTCGGCCCGCTGCTCCTCGGCCCGCTCTTCGACACGGTCGGGCGCCGGATCATGATCTCGGGTACGTATCTGCTGTCCGGCGTGCTGCTCTTCGGCACGGCGTACCTGTTCGACCGCGGCTCGCTCACGGCCACGACGATGACGGCCTGCTGGTGCGTGGTGCTGTTCTTCGCGTCGGCCGGCGCGTCCAGCGCGTACCTGACCGTCTCCGAGATCTTCCCGATGGAGACCCGGGCCATGGCCATCGCCTTCTTCTACGCCCTCGGCACCGCCGCCGGCGGCATCAGCGGCCCGCTGCTCTTCGCCGACCTGACGGAGTCCGGCGTGGTCGGCGACACTGTTCTGGCCTTCCAGGTCGGTGCCGGGCTGATGTGCGCGGCCGGTCTGGTGGCGGCGTTCCTGGCGGTGAAGGCGGAACAGCGTTCGCTGGAGGACATCGCCGAACCGCTGTCCTCAGTCAAGGCACAGACCTAG
- a CDS encoding VOC family protein: MTIRRIVPNLHIESEELWNSSRDFYGLLGFEEVMDMGWVTTLASPSNPTAQISLFTEERTAPVVPDLSVEVEDVDAVYTQVAASGAEIVREPQDEEWGVRRFFVRDPNGKVINVLTHRS; the protein is encoded by the coding sequence ATGACCATCCGCAGAATCGTCCCCAACCTGCACATCGAGTCCGAGGAGCTGTGGAACTCGAGCCGTGACTTCTACGGGCTCCTCGGCTTCGAGGAGGTCATGGACATGGGCTGGGTGACGACCCTGGCCTCGCCGTCCAACCCGACCGCCCAGATCAGCCTCTTCACCGAGGAACGCACCGCGCCCGTCGTCCCCGACCTGAGCGTGGAGGTCGAGGACGTCGACGCGGTCTACACCCAGGTGGCCGCGTCGGGCGCGGAGATCGTACGGGAGCCGCAGGACGAGGAGTGGGGCGTACGGCGCTTCTTCGTACGGGACCCGAACGGCAAGGTCATCAACGTCCTGACCCACCGCTCCTGA
- a CDS encoding alpha/beta fold hydrolase, protein MNTQSPGTDRPRARSVRVDGARVACWESGPPDAEPVLLLHGYPANHHCWRHQVPPLAARHRVVAPDLLGWGESDRPLHLPFDYDTEVARIGRLLDALELDSVNLVGHDYGGFLALGFTEAHPARVRRLAVLNSRAHATFTRRWYAVFSLIGLAGRTPALRPVALRLPYAALHRRTFAPLVRAGHLDARLLDGYVDWMDTPEGRRWLLHYFGDYRTPPRPELRRRLGAVTCPTAVVWGRADPYLSPDIATGLAAAVPRAELTMLDDAGHWVMDERPADVTAALLRLLERPERPERPEGPARRG, encoded by the coding sequence ATGAACACGCAGAGTCCGGGCACGGACCGGCCCCGCGCCCGGTCGGTCCGGGTGGACGGAGCGAGGGTGGCCTGCTGGGAGTCGGGGCCGCCCGACGCCGAACCCGTGCTGCTCCTGCACGGCTACCCCGCGAACCACCACTGCTGGCGCCACCAGGTCCCGCCCCTCGCGGCCCGCCACCGGGTCGTCGCTCCGGACCTCCTCGGCTGGGGCGAGTCCGACCGCCCCCTCCACCTGCCCTTCGACTACGACACCGAGGTCGCCCGGATCGGCCGCCTGCTGGACGCCCTGGAACTCGACTCGGTGAACCTGGTCGGCCACGACTACGGCGGCTTCCTCGCCCTGGGCTTCACCGAGGCCCACCCCGCGCGGGTGCGCAGGCTGGCCGTCCTCAACAGCCGCGCGCACGCCACGTTCACCCGCCGCTGGTACGCCGTCTTCAGCCTGATCGGCCTCGCCGGACGCACCCCCGCACTCCGGCCCGTGGCGCTGCGCCTGCCGTACGCCGCCCTCCACCGCCGCACCTTCGCCCCGCTCGTCCGCGCGGGCCATCTCGACGCCCGCCTCCTGGACGGCTACGTCGACTGGATGGACACCCCGGAGGGCCGCCGCTGGCTGCTCCACTACTTCGGTGACTACCGCACCCCGCCCCGCCCCGAGCTGCGCCGCCGCCTCGGCGCGGTGACCTGCCCGACGGCGGTGGTCTGGGGCCGCGCGGACCCGTACCTGAGCCCGGACATCGCGACCGGGCTGGCCGCGGCCGTGCCCCGCGCCGAACTGACGATGCTGGACGACGCGGGGCACTGGGTGATGGACGAACGCCCGGCCGACGTCACGGCCGCCCTCCTCAGGCTGCTGGAACGGCCCGAACGGCCCGAACGGCCCGAAGGACCCGCCCGGCGCGGGTGA
- a CDS encoding ABC transporter permease yields the protein MAETARVARERGRVAEGVRTYGLIATMWIRSTMAYRTSFALTTFGNFAATALDFVAILLMFSRVDALGGWSLGEVAFLYGVAGVSFGLADLAVGSMERLGRRVRDGTLDTLLVRPAPVLAQVAADRFALRRLGRVTQGVLVLVYALVLLDIDWTAAKLLLMPVMLLSGAGIFCAVFVAAAAFQFVAQDAAEVSNAFTYGGTTMLQYPPTVFALDLVRGVTFVVPLAFVNWLPAGYVLDRPFPLDLPEWVAFTSPLVAVACCALAGLAWRAGLLSYRSTGS from the coding sequence GTGGCTGAGACGGCGCGGGTGGCCCGGGAGCGCGGCCGGGTCGCGGAGGGGGTGCGGACGTACGGCCTGATCGCCACGATGTGGATCAGGTCGACGATGGCCTACCGGACGTCGTTCGCGCTGACGACGTTCGGGAACTTCGCGGCGACCGCGCTGGACTTCGTGGCGATCCTGCTGATGTTCTCCCGCGTCGACGCGCTGGGCGGCTGGTCGCTGGGCGAGGTGGCGTTCCTGTACGGGGTGGCGGGGGTGTCCTTCGGGCTGGCCGACCTGGCGGTCGGCTCGATGGAGCGGCTGGGCCGGCGGGTGCGCGACGGCACGCTGGACACGCTGCTGGTGCGCCCGGCGCCGGTGCTGGCGCAGGTGGCGGCGGACCGGTTCGCGCTGCGCCGCCTCGGCCGGGTGACGCAGGGGGTGCTGGTGCTGGTCTACGCCCTGGTGCTGCTGGACATCGACTGGACGGCGGCGAAGCTGCTGCTGATGCCGGTGATGCTGCTCAGCGGGGCGGGGATCTTCTGCGCGGTGTTCGTGGCGGCGGCGGCGTTCCAGTTCGTGGCGCAGGACGCGGCGGAGGTGTCGAACGCGTTCACGTACGGGGGCACGACGATGCTGCAGTATCCGCCGACCGTGTTCGCGCTGGACCTGGTGCGGGGGGTGACCTTCGTGGTGCCGCTGGCCTTCGTCAACTGGCTGCCGGCGGGTTATGTGCTGGACCGGCCCTTCCCGCTGGACCTGCCGGAGTGGGTGGCGTTCACGTCGCCGCTGGTGGCGGTGGCCTGCTGCGCGCTGGCGGGGCTGGCCTGGCGGGCGGGGCTTCTTTCGTACCGGAGTACAGGGAGCTGA
- a CDS encoding ABC transporter ATP-binding protein yields MTEGETAAPRGAAFIELDGVEKVFDVRRKTGFLKRERREVRAVDGLSFTVARGEMVGYIGPNGAGKSTTIKMLTGILTPSGGRLRVAGIDPSRERTRLAHRIGVVFGQRTTLWWDLPLIDSYRLMHRMYRIPDARYRENLDRCVELLQLQELLDVPVRQLSLGQRMRGDIAAALLHDPEVLYLDEPTIGLDVVSKAKVRGFLRDLNAERGTTVLLTTHDLQDIEQLCSRVMVIDHGRLMYDGPLAGLHEAGESERTLVVDLERELPPIEAPAPARVVRVEGPRQWLAFPASASAAGLVARIAAEYPLVDLSVREPDIEAVIAKMYAERASA; encoded by the coding sequence ATGACCGAGGGGGAGACCGCCGCGCCGCGGGGCGCGGCCTTCATCGAGCTGGACGGCGTCGAGAAGGTCTTCGACGTGCGCAGGAAGACGGGTTTCCTGAAGCGGGAGCGGCGCGAGGTGCGGGCCGTGGACGGGCTGTCCTTCACGGTGGCGCGCGGGGAGATGGTCGGCTACATCGGGCCGAACGGTGCCGGGAAGTCGACGACGATCAAGATGCTCACCGGCATCCTGACGCCGAGCGGGGGCCGGCTGCGGGTGGCGGGGATCGACCCGTCCCGGGAGCGGACGCGGCTGGCGCACCGCATCGGGGTCGTGTTCGGGCAGCGGACGACGCTGTGGTGGGACCTGCCGCTGATCGACTCCTACCGGCTGATGCACCGCATGTACCGGATCCCGGACGCCCGTTACCGGGAGAACCTGGACCGCTGCGTGGAACTGCTCCAGCTCCAGGAGCTGTTGGACGTGCCGGTACGGCAGCTCTCGCTGGGCCAGCGGATGCGCGGGGACATCGCGGCGGCGCTGCTGCACGACCCCGAGGTGCTGTACCTGGACGAGCCGACGATCGGCCTGGACGTGGTGTCGAAGGCCAAGGTGCGGGGTTTCCTGCGGGACTTGAACGCGGAGCGTGGCACGACGGTGCTGCTGACCACGCACGACCTCCAGGACATCGAGCAGCTGTGCTCGCGGGTGATGGTCATCGACCACGGGCGGCTGATGTACGACGGTCCGCTGGCGGGGCTGCACGAGGCGGGGGAGAGCGAGCGGACGCTGGTGGTGGACCTGGAGCGGGAGCTGCCGCCGATCGAGGCGCCGGCGCCGGCGCGGGTGGTGCGGGTGGAGGGGCCGCGGCAGTGGCTGGCGTTCCCGGCGTCGGCGTCGGCTGCGGGGCTGGTGGCGCGGATCGCCGCGGAGTATCCGCTGGTGGACCTGTCGGTGCGGGAACCGGACATCGAAGCGGTGATCGCCAAGATGTACGCGGAACGCGCGAGCGCGTAG
- a CDS encoding DUF445 domain-containing protein has product MCAGRISERVERMERTKAELPGGSGDTGGAGERTGTGAGARGPGAGAFRDRAMTSFSPADEEKRRGVRRMKLTATGLLLFVAVVYVLAEWASHRGAGAWAGYVGAAAEAGMVGALADWFAVTALFRHPLGIPIPHTAIIPRKKDQLGVSLGEFVGENFLSEDVVRQRLRAVGIGSRLGAWLAVPEHADRVTAELSAALRGALTVLRDSDVQAVVGEAITRRADAQEIAPGIGKLLDRIVTDGGHKRAVDLVVSRAHDWLILHADSVMDAVQGGAPGWTPRFVDKRVGERVYKELLRFVTEMRDMPAHPARGALDRFLADFASDLQSDTDTRARVERLKTEVLGRGEVQDLIASAWTAVRSMIVSAAEDERSELRLRVRASLLSLGARMASDPKVQGKVDGWVEGAAVYVVTTYRREITSLITDTVASWDAEHTTKKIEANIGRDLQFIRINGTVVGSLAGLLIYTVSRMLGA; this is encoded by the coding sequence ATGTGTGCGGGACGGATCAGCGAACGGGTGGAGCGGATGGAACGCACGAAGGCGGAACTTCCCGGCGGTTCCGGGGACACCGGCGGTGCCGGAGAGCGCACGGGGACCGGGGCGGGCGCCCGCGGACCCGGCGCGGGGGCGTTCCGTGACCGCGCGATGACCTCCTTCAGCCCGGCCGACGAGGAAAAGCGCCGCGGCGTACGCCGAATGAAGCTCACCGCGACCGGACTGCTGCTGTTCGTCGCCGTGGTGTACGTGCTGGCCGAGTGGGCCTCCCACCGCGGCGCGGGCGCCTGGGCGGGCTATGTCGGCGCCGCCGCCGAGGCCGGCATGGTCGGCGCCCTCGCCGACTGGTTCGCCGTCACCGCACTCTTCCGCCACCCGCTCGGCATCCCCATTCCGCACACCGCGATCATCCCCAGGAAAAAGGACCAGCTCGGCGTCTCCCTGGGCGAGTTCGTCGGCGAGAACTTCCTCTCCGAGGACGTCGTGCGGCAGCGGCTGCGCGCCGTCGGCATCGGCAGCCGGCTCGGCGCCTGGCTCGCCGTGCCCGAGCACGCCGACCGGGTGACGGCCGAGCTGTCCGCCGCCCTGCGCGGCGCCCTCACGGTGCTGCGCGACTCCGACGTGCAGGCCGTGGTGGGGGAGGCGATCACGCGCCGGGCCGACGCGCAGGAGATCGCCCCCGGCATCGGCAAGCTGCTGGACCGGATCGTCACCGACGGCGGCCACAAACGCGCCGTCGACCTGGTCGTCTCCCGCGCCCACGACTGGCTGATCCTGCACGCCGACTCCGTGATGGACGCCGTACAGGGCGGGGCGCCCGGCTGGACGCCCCGGTTCGTGGACAAGAGGGTCGGCGAGCGGGTCTACAAGGAGCTGCTGCGCTTCGTCACCGAGATGCGCGACATGCCCGCCCACCCGGCGCGCGGCGCCCTCGACCGCTTCCTCGCGGACTTCGCCTCCGACCTCCAGTCCGACACGGACACCCGCGCGCGCGTGGAGCGGCTGAAGACCGAGGTGCTGGGCCGCGGCGAGGTCCAGGACCTGATCGCGTCCGCCTGGACGGCCGTACGGTCCATGATCGTCTCCGCGGCGGAGGACGAGCGCAGCGAACTGCGGCTGCGGGTGAGGGCCTCGCTGCTCTCCCTGGGCGCCCGGATGGCCTCCGACCCGAAGGTGCAGGGCAAGGTCGACGGGTGGGTGGAGGGCGCCGCGGTGTACGTGGTGACGACCTACCGCCGCGAGATCACCTCCCTGATCACCGACACGGTGGCGAGCTGGGACGCCGAGCACACCACCAAGAAGATCGAGGCGAACATCGGCCGCGACCTCCAGTTCATCCGCATCAACGGCACGGTGGTCGGCTCGCTGGCCGGGCTGCTGATCTACACGGTCTCCCGCATGCTGGGGGCGTAG
- a CDS encoding carboxymuconolactone decarboxylase family protein, giving the protein MEARLNLFSNALAGKLLRHINSAGKAVTDSALPAATQELVKIRASQINGCGFCLDMHTKDAAKAGETSLRLNLIAAWREAKVFTDAERAALELTEQGTRIADSGGGVTDEAWAKATEHYDEEQLTALVGLIALINTYNRMNVITQQPAGDYEPGMFG; this is encoded by the coding sequence ATGGAAGCTCGACTCAACCTGTTCTCGAACGCCCTCGCCGGCAAGCTCCTGCGCCACATCAACTCGGCGGGCAAGGCCGTGACCGACTCGGCGCTGCCGGCCGCGACCCAGGAACTGGTCAAGATCCGCGCCAGCCAGATCAACGGCTGCGGCTTCTGCCTCGACATGCACACCAAGGACGCCGCGAAGGCCGGGGAGACCTCCCTGCGCCTCAACCTGATCGCCGCCTGGCGCGAGGCCAAGGTCTTCACCGACGCCGAGCGCGCCGCCCTGGAACTGACCGAACAGGGCACCCGGATCGCCGACTCGGGCGGCGGCGTCACCGACGAGGCGTGGGCGAAGGCCACCGAGCACTACGACGAGGAACAGCTGACCGCGCTGGTCGGACTGATCGCCCTCATCAACACCTACAACCGCATGAACGTCATCACCCAGCAGCCGGCGGGCGACTACGAGCCGGGCATGTTCGGCTGA
- a CDS encoding DUF1707 SHOCT-like domain-containing protein, translated as MTDDAPELRASDADRERVAEVLRDALAEGRLDMSEFEERLDATYRARTYGELAPITRDLPDGTAVVAPKVSMTKEPAATGDWAGRITGGEPSSTWAVAVMSGFQRKGRWTVPRRFNSFAFWGGGDIDLREADFADGEVVINCVAIMGGMNVVVPPGVEVIVRGIGIMGGFDHREEGVPGDPGAPRVIVTGFAFWGGVGVERKLTRAEKLRIKEERRQEKLERRQSRGRDPLERDSDPKELDSSRHTFHDLHGDRRERERRRDS; from the coding sequence ATGACCGACGACGCCCCGGAGCTCCGCGCATCCGACGCCGACCGTGAACGAGTCGCCGAGGTCCTGCGGGACGCCCTCGCGGAGGGCCGTCTCGACATGAGCGAGTTCGAGGAGCGGCTGGACGCCACGTACCGCGCGCGGACCTACGGGGAACTGGCGCCGATCACCCGGGACCTGCCGGACGGTACGGCGGTCGTGGCGCCCAAGGTGTCGATGACCAAGGAGCCGGCGGCCACGGGGGACTGGGCGGGCCGGATCACCGGCGGTGAGCCCTCGTCGACCTGGGCGGTCGCGGTGATGTCCGGGTTCCAGCGCAAGGGGCGCTGGACGGTGCCCCGGCGGTTCAACTCGTTCGCGTTCTGGGGCGGCGGTGACATCGACCTGCGCGAGGCGGACTTCGCGGACGGCGAGGTCGTGATCAACTGCGTCGCGATCATGGGCGGGATGAACGTGGTCGTGCCGCCCGGTGTCGAGGTGATCGTGCGCGGCATCGGGATCATGGGCGGCTTCGACCACCGCGAGGAGGGCGTCCCCGGCGATCCGGGCGCCCCGCGCGTGATCGTGACCGGCTTCGCCTTCTGGGGCGGCGTCGGCGTCGAACGCAAGCTGACCCGCGCGGAGAAGCTCCGGATCAAGGAGGAGCGCCGCCAGGAGAAGCTGGAGCGCCGCCAGTCCCGGGGGCGGGACCCGCTGGAGCGCGACTCCGACCCCAAGGAACTGGACTCCTCCCGCCACACCTTCCACGACCTGCACGGCGACCGGCGGGAACGGGAACGCCGCCGGGACTCCTGA